Below is a genomic region from Deinococcus koreensis.
CGAACCCGGATCTGGTAGGTGTAGGTCTTGCCGACCGTGAAATTGTCCTCGGTGGTCGCGGTGCGGCTGCCGTCGTCGAGGCGGGGAGGCAGGTTGACGTCATCGGGCGCGTAGGGATCGTGCGCCGGGGTCGGGCGGCTGAAGCCCGTCCAGGTGATGATGCTCGGCCCGGTCTTCTCGATGTCCAGCACGGCGCCGCTGAAGGTCTTCGTGAAGAGGTAGCTCTTGAGCAGGAAGTCGTAGTCGGTGTTGCCGTAGCGGACGCGGTAGTAGTACTCGGCCCGCACGTTCGTCGTGAGCGGCAGCTCCTGGGCCGTCAGGTCGAGGGCCGGGCGCAGATAGACGTTCTGGCCGCCGTTCGCCGTCACCTTGCCTGCCCCGCTGATCGCGCTGGCGTTGGTCGTCAGGAACAGGCGCTGGAGATCCGATTCCTGTCCGGCGACCGGCTCGAGCGTGTACTTCACGTAGCCGGGGAACTGCTCACCGCCCACCGGGTAGGGGCCGGCCTCGGGCTGCTTGGTGAAGGCGACCGTGCCGAAGGTGTGGAGCCGCTGGTTGGTGTTGAACCAGTTGTTCTCGAACGAGCCGACACTGCCGCCCAGGCGCTGCTTGCTGGGGATGGTGTCGCTGGCCCCGAAACTGGTGTCGCCCTGGTAGTAGAGGTGGCTCATGTTGGCGAAGAACATCTTGAATTCCGCGAGCGCGGCGCTGGTGGGCGCGTCGGCGCCGTCGGTCGCGCTCACCACGAACTTCACGGGCGTGCCCTGCGAGGGGGCGCTGGTGGCGTACACCGTGAAGCGCACGATGCCCTCCGCGTCCGAGAAGGCCGTGGCCATCAGCGCCTGGGCCGTGATCCCGGAGGTGGTGGCCGCCGCCCCCGCCTGCACATGCCCCGCCACGACGCTCATCGAGTCGCTGTCGGCCGAGACGCTGACCCGCGCGCCGGCCACGGGCGCACCCGCCGCGTCACGCACGATCATCTGCACCAGCACCGGCTCCTCGGTCTGGGCCGCGTAGAGCATCACGTCCTTGTTGATGTTCGCTTCCTTGACCCCGGGCAGGGCGGCGCCGCTCACGTCCCTCACGGGGGCGTCGCCGCTCAGGGCGATGCTCTTGACCTGTTGTTGGGCGGCCTGGGCGGCGCGGTATTCCAGGGTGACGGCCATATCCTTGTTGGCCGTGCAGTCGAGGCTGACCGACTGCGGCGTGTTGGGCGCCTGGTAGCCCTGCATCTGGTGCCCGATCACGGTGTACTTGCCGGCCAGGAAGGTCGCGGAGAGCTTCTTGCCGGCCACGGCTGTGCCGGAGAAGACCGTCTCGCCCGCCGCGTTCTTCACGCTGACCGGAGCCGCCACCGTGCCCCCCACCGCGGTGACGTTCTGCAGATTGACCGTGAGCGTGGCGCAGCCGGCGACCGGCGTGACCACCGGAGGCTGCGCGACTGGCGGCGGCTTCGAGCCCGACTCCGGGAGCTTGGTCTGGGGCGTGTTGGTGCTGCCACAGGCCGAGAGAACGAGCGCGCCAGTCAGAGCCAGACCGAGATATTTGAAGTGCTGCATAAAGGGCCCCCCCCTCCTCAGCCATGAGAAATCCATGTTGACCCCATGAGTCAACAGAAACGCCACCCAAGAAGGTAGACGTCACTCATGAACTGAGTTATCCAGAATTTCAATACAAGTGAACTAACGAACGACAGACCAATCCTCCACTCCGATTCGAGCGACCGGAGAGGATGGGGTTATCCGGGGGGGAAATTCATATCCACCTCCCTCTGCCAATGTTAAGTTTGTGACAGTACTGTAGGGACTGCCCGATATCCGATGGTGAGAGATTCTTCACAGGATTTCATTTTTCTGCGACACGAATCTCATTCAGTAGGAGGCGGGAGGGGCCAGTAGGGCCATAAATCGTGTTCGGCACGAGAGAAGTTGTCTTAATGAAGATGGGTTCATGAACTCATGGGATGTACTGATGTAGGTACATGTGAAACATCTCAACATTCAACAGATCGGCATGTATCTGTTTGGATACGGCTGGTCACGGACTCCGGTGTGGCGTGCCAGAGGGGTCACCTCCTGGCGACTAGAGGATCTGGGCGACGCGGCCACAGGGACTCTGGCCCCCGGCGCTTCGCAGCGACCGGGAGGCGCCGGTGTCCGGATCGCTCTACCCGCGACGGAAGAGCCGCGCCGTGTATCTCCTCTGAAGGCGGGCGATCATCGGCAGGTCGGCCAGCGGCGCCGTGCCCGTGGGCGTGCAGCACAGAGGGACGGGCCAGACGCGCCGTCCCTTCCCTTGGGGCTCCCCGCGGCTCAGCGTGTCTGCGCTGGTATCCACATGGCGTTTGATCGAGCAGCAGTGCTCAGAGCCAGGACTTCTTGCCCACCACGTAGTCATGCTGGAAATCGGCGTCGGATTTGGTCAGGTAGAGGATGCCCTCGACCAGCCCCAGCAGCCCGATCGCGCCGCTGACCAGGCTGGCCAGGGGAATGGTGACGATCAGGCCCACCCCCAGCGTAACCAGGCCGAGCAGCAGGGCCAGCACCCAGACGCCCACGTTCACGCCCAGCATGATCAGCCCCGGCGTGGTCATGCCCAGGTAGAACTTATGGACGCCCAGGCTGCCCAGGATGATGCCCAGCAGCCCCGCGATCAGCTTCTTCTGGGACACGTCGCTGGAGCCGAGCGAGGTCTGCACCTGCTGCAGGGCGTGGCGCGCCGTGTCGCCCAGCGAGTCCAGTTCGCTGCGCACCGGGCTGGGCGTAACCGCCGGCCCCGTGGGCAGGCTGGGATTTTTCGCCTGGGCGCCCGTGGCGCGCGAGACCCAGTCGTCATCCGCGTAGGCGGTGGGGGCGGCCGGGGCGGGCGCGGGGGCGCGGGCGGCCGGCTCCGGAATCCGCAG
It encodes:
- a CDS encoding DUF11 domain-containing protein produces the protein MQHFKYLGLALTGALVLSACGSTNTPQTKLPESGSKPPPVAQPPVVTPVAGCATLTVNLQNVTAVGGTVAAPVSVKNAAGETVFSGTAVAGKKLSATFLAGKYTVIGHQMQGYQAPNTPQSVSLDCTANKDMAVTLEYRAAQAAQQQVKSIALSGDAPVRDVSGAALPGVKEANINKDVMLYAAQTEEPVLVQMIVRDAAGAPVAGARVSVSADSDSMSVVAGHVQAGAAATTSGITAQALMATAFSDAEGIVRFTVYATSAPSQGTPVKFVVSATDGADAPTSAALAEFKMFFANMSHLYYQGDTSFGASDTIPSKQRLGGSVGSFENNWFNTNQRLHTFGTVAFTKQPEAGPYPVGGEQFPGYVKYTLEPVAGQESDLQRLFLTTNASAISGAGKVTANGGQNVYLRPALDLTAQELPLTTNVRAEYYYRVRYGNTDYDFLLKSYLFTKTFSGAVLDIEKTGPSIITWTGFSRPTPAHDPYAPDDVNLPPRLDDGSRTATTEDNFTVGKTYTYQIRVRNTSGTAARNVTVRDELPAELGYVLGSARLVDAAGANAGAVAGDYDLNTHTIDFNEIGDLAAGAELRIAIDVYARQKPGYAWNDNNRDGNADPVSGLQGAYGITPPETSANLNTEYEDPYDIKNRAKATASNAAEVDTYKYINVVRPVARITKTALDPEVVTNQQAEFLINVANFDRSTTRELDPRIRTAYAQLKSRFPNEYSQEGFLYKARIEDTYGPAFSGPVARDEQGNIIPLERLDQVNANDRRVGLDLGTLQIGASRTIRMALRGEVVGARNFNCVRLFGWNLNQIFRGNESEYLQFEGPAGTMSSQYALDQGRNFLESCDYVDIVGKPAWGRDLWDHVLSAEEFDRDNGTDAYPVGSQYVYDMYYDNEGTTSATNVFVDAALPRMANLISSSSIYIGFWTDFLSQDPTNSLQLHQVDLRDSSTWTFTVGDSTVTVVPSDDRRSFRFHVDNMEPAERIGFEFGVVASQKGDDLFRTSMTWDQGNGRKLDDSEHTFITD
- a CDS encoding TM2 domain-containing protein; translation: MSNPEDPARSDRPASQGTASQNSAAPSWVDEVLGASRSAPAPAVAPTPPPPPAASPAPTVAPASPQPTATSGWPEDLRIPEPAARAPAPAPAAPTAYADDDWVSRATGAQAKNPSLPTGPAVTPSPVRSELDSLGDTARHALQQVQTSLGSSDVSQKKLIAGLLGIILGSLGVHKFYLGMTTPGLIMLGVNVGVWVLALLLGLVTLGVGLIVTIPLASLVSGAIGLLGLVEGILYLTKSDADFQHDYVVGKKSWL